In Myxococcales bacterium, the following proteins share a genomic window:
- a CDS encoding fasciclin domain-containing protein, whose product MNIIDTAKAAGNFNTLIAAVEAAGLVETLNGAGPFTVFAPTDEAFAKIAKADLDALLADKAKLKAVLTYHVLGGSKLATDVTAAKELATVNGAALAIDTTAGVKVGGATVVKTDIAASNGTIHVIDTVLMPKM is encoded by the coding sequence ATGAACATCATCGACACCGCCAAGGCAGCCGGCAACTTCAACACGCTGATCGCCGCCGTTGAAGCCGCGGGCCTAGTCGAGACGCTCAATGGCGCCGGCCCGTTCACCGTCTTTGCCCCTACCGACGAGGCGTTCGCCAAGATCGCCAAGGCTGACCTCGATGCGCTGCTCGCCGACAAAGCCAAACTCAAGGCGGTCCTCACCTACCACGTGCTTGGCGGCAGCAAGCTGGCGACCGATGTCACCGCCGCCAAAGAACTCGCCACTGTGAACGGCGCGGCCCTCGCGATCGACACCACCGCCGGCGTTAAGGTCGGCGGCGCGACGGTTGTCAAGACGGACATCGCCGCCAGCAACGGCACGATCCACGTCATCGACACCGTCCTGATGCCAAAAATGTAA
- a CDS encoding helix-turn-helix domain-containing protein, translating to MAVSLTPEQAQELIAGGGLDVVDVRDGRDWAAGHVPGARSLPLDELRVATRAGLRGDRALFICARGVRSQTAAGLAESLGLRDVYSLDGGMLAWASAAMPIERAPEAEDASEAPDEPPPAAELAGCAMPEIELDTIVGRNLRDLRGARGLTLDTLARLTGLSRNLLGQLELGKTSPSVSLIWRLARAFDVPFSNLLATSAPGTINLLRASGAKRIVGGDGRFSSRALGTPSGPLGAEFYELYIAPHSREDAQAHQPGTRENLVVAAGRLELTVGAQRFELAKGDAIEFAADVVHAYENPGKDDCWLYLVMNYAKAT from the coding sequence ATGGCCGTTAGTTTGACGCCGGAGCAGGCGCAGGAGCTCATCGCGGGAGGTGGGCTTGATGTGGTGGACGTGCGCGATGGGCGCGATTGGGCCGCGGGTCATGTGCCGGGCGCTCGCAGCCTGCCGCTGGATGAGCTGCGGGTCGCGACCAGGGCGGGCCTGCGCGGCGATCGGGCGCTGTTTATTTGCGCGCGCGGCGTACGCAGCCAAACCGCGGCCGGGCTTGCCGAATCGCTGGGGCTCCGCGACGTTTATAGCCTCGACGGCGGCATGTTGGCGTGGGCGAGCGCAGCGATGCCGATCGAACGCGCACCCGAGGCAGAGGATGCGAGCGAAGCACCCGACGAGCCTCCACCCGCGGCCGAGCTTGCGGGCTGCGCCATGCCGGAAATCGAACTCGACACCATCGTCGGCCGCAATCTGCGCGATCTGCGCGGCGCGCGCGGCCTGACGCTCGACACGCTGGCGCGCCTAACAGGCCTTTCGCGCAACTTGCTGGGGCAGCTCGAACTCGGCAAGACCTCGCCAAGCGTCAGCCTTATCTGGCGCCTCGCGCGCGCCTTCGACGTGCCATTTTCAAATCTCCTTGCGACGTCGGCGCCTGGCACCATCAACCTGCTTCGCGCCAGCGGCGCCAAACGAATCGTCGGCGGCGATGGTCGCTTTTCGTCGCGCGCCCTCGGCACGCCTAGCGGCCCCTTGGGCGCTGAATTCTATGAATTGTATATCGCGCCCCACAGCCGTGAGGATGCGCAAGCGCACCAACCGGGCACCCGCGAAAACCTGGTGGTTGCCGCCGGCCGGCTCGAGCTAACCGTTGGCGCGCAACGCTTCGAACTCGCCAAGGGCGATGCCATCGAATTTGCCGCCGACGTGGTTCACGCCTACGAAAACCCCGGCAAAGACGACTGCTGGCTATATCTCGTCATGAACTACGCCAAGGCGACGTAG
- the sufS gene encoding SufS family cysteine desulfurase produces the protein MAAADVPTAPTVPDGEPASMAMMMSQLANEMFGAPGVTPGVTPVATPVATPVSTPMNAVPMASPTPATPSPATPSPATPSPATPVASAPAYPTMDAPTSLPLVTATTAPTTDVSPFAAAPTFDHLYAPLALPSDFTSLVAVKPAGDDGAAKALRDDQPLDPLMIRHEFPILQERVHGKRLVWLDNAATTQKPQAVIDRLSYFYAHENSNIHRAAHTLAARATEAYENARESVRRFINAPSTDNIIFLRGTTEGINLIAQSWGGKFVEPGDEIIITWLEHHANIVPWQMLCKATGAKLRVAPVDDSGQIILDEYAKLFNDKTKLVAMTQVSNALGTVTPAAAMIQIAHGHGVKVMLDGAQAVSHMRVDVQALDADFFVFSGHKVFGPTGIGAVYGKREILESMPPWQGGGNMISDVTFENTTYHKPPARFEAGTGNIADAVGLGAALDWLTNVGLERVTAYEHGLLHYATERLEHVPGLTMIGTAHEKAGVLSFVLAGQNTTEVGGMLDKEGIAVRSGHHCAQPILRRFGVEATVRASLAPYNTREDIDALVEALLKIQAHSR, from the coding sequence ATGGCGGCGGCCGACGTGCCGACGGCCCCGACCGTCCCCGACGGCGAGCCTGCGTCGATGGCGATGATGATGTCGCAGCTCGCCAATGAAATGTTTGGCGCGCCGGGCGTGACGCCGGGCGTGACACCTGTGGCGACGCCGGTTGCAACGCCAGTCTCGACGCCAATGAATGCGGTCCCGATGGCATCGCCAACGCCAGCAACCCCATCGCCAGCAACCCCATCGCCAGCAACCCCATCGCCAGCGACGCCTGTCGCTAGCGCCCCTGCCTATCCCACCATGGACGCGCCTACGTCGCTGCCCTTGGTGACAGCGACCACCGCGCCAACCACCGACGTTTCGCCGTTTGCGGCGGCCCCGACGTTTGATCATCTTTACGCGCCGCTAGCGTTGCCGAGCGATTTCACCTCGCTCGTTGCTGTGAAACCCGCGGGCGACGACGGCGCCGCCAAAGCCCTCCGCGATGATCAGCCGCTTGATCCGCTGATGATTCGCCACGAGTTCCCAATCCTGCAAGAGCGAGTTCACGGCAAGCGCCTGGTGTGGCTCGACAACGCCGCGACCACGCAAAAGCCACAGGCCGTCATCGACCGCCTGTCGTATTTTTACGCGCACGAAAACTCCAATATCCACCGCGCCGCGCATACGCTGGCCGCGCGCGCGACGGAAGCGTATGAGAATGCGCGCGAATCGGTGCGTCGCTTTATCAACGCGCCCTCGACAGACAACATCATCTTCCTGCGCGGCACCACCGAGGGCATCAATCTCATCGCGCAAAGCTGGGGCGGCAAGTTTGTCGAGCCCGGCGACGAGATCATCATCACCTGGCTCGAACACCACGCCAACATCGTGCCGTGGCAAATGCTGTGCAAGGCGACGGGCGCCAAGTTGCGCGTCGCGCCTGTCGACGACAGCGGGCAGATCATCCTCGACGAGTACGCCAAGCTTTTTAACGACAAGACCAAGCTCGTTGCGATGACGCAGGTCTCCAACGCGCTCGGCACCGTGACGCCAGCCGCCGCGATGATTCAAATCGCCCACGGCCATGGCGTCAAGGTTATGCTCGACGGCGCGCAGGCGGTGTCGCACATGCGCGTCGACGTGCAGGCGCTGGACGCAGACTTCTTCGTGTTCTCGGGGCACAAAGTATTTGGGCCTACCGGCATTGGCGCGGTGTACGGCAAGCGCGAAATCCTCGAGAGCATGCCGCCGTGGCAAGGCGGCGGCAACATGATCTCGGACGTCACTTTTGAGAACACGACCTATCACAAACCGCCTGCGCGGTTTGAGGCCGGCACCGGCAACATCGCCGACGCGGTGGGCCTGGGCGCCGCGCTTGACTGGCTGACCAATGTCGGCCTCGAACGCGTCACCGCTTACGAACACGGCCTCCTACATTATGCGACCGAGCGCCTCGAGCACGTGCCTGGCCTTACGATGATCGGCACGGCGCACGAAAAGGCAGGCGTGCTGTCGTTTGTCTTAGCTGGCCAAAACACCACGGAGGTGGGCGGCATGCTCGACAAAGAGGGCATCGCGGTGCGCTCGGGCCACCACTGTGCGCAGCCCATTTTGCGCCGCTTTGGCGTCGAGGCCACGGTGAGGGCGTCGCTCGCACCTTACAACACGCGCGAAGATATCGACGCGTTGGTCGAGGCCTTGCTGAAAATCCAAGCCCACTCGCGCTAG
- a CDS encoding metalloregulator ArsR/SmtB family transcription factor codes for MGAAASNSDERPSQAFETTARWDLYRVLAEPIRLRLLALASFEELSIGELAQLTGESQPNVSRHIASLRQVGLVTGTKHGTRSMVRMHPGVADDAIVRDAVTSGMQLCQADGSAARIAIVIAERDAAAREYFARPVEVSEFAPPVESAAYLTALSHLLPHRGLAIDIGTGDGGLLEILAPCFDRVIAIDRSEAQLALARARVAARGFANVELGVSDLSETSHRGLPRGKADAVFAVRVLHHAAVPRKLMKQLWHYCAPGGALVLIDYHAHGDESMRAQADVWLGFSPDELRELAAQAGFVDVCVAGAPAPKTGPDAHLAWQIMVAKRPAGGAA; via the coding sequence ATGGGGGCGGCCGCGAGCAACAGCGACGAGCGGCCGAGCCAGGCGTTTGAAACCACGGCCAGGTGGGACCTCTACCGTGTGTTGGCCGAGCCGATTCGGCTGAGGCTTCTCGCACTCGCATCATTCGAAGAGCTGTCGATCGGCGAGTTGGCGCAGCTAACGGGAGAGAGCCAACCCAATGTGTCGCGCCATATCGCCTCGCTGCGCCAGGTTGGCCTGGTCACGGGCACCAAGCACGGCACGCGCAGCATGGTGCGCATGCATCCCGGTGTGGCTGACGACGCCATCGTGCGCGATGCGGTGACCAGCGGGATGCAACTGTGTCAGGCTGATGGCAGCGCCGCCCGCATCGCCATTGTGATTGCGGAACGTGACGCCGCCGCGCGTGAATACTTTGCGAGGCCGGTCGAGGTAAGTGAGTTTGCCCCGCCCGTCGAGAGCGCGGCGTATCTGACCGCCTTGTCGCATTTATTGCCGCACCGTGGGCTCGCGATCGACATCGGCACCGGCGATGGCGGCCTACTGGAAATCTTGGCGCCGTGTTTTGACCGCGTGATTGCCATCGACCGCTCCGAGGCGCAACTCGCGCTCGCGCGCGCACGCGTCGCCGCACGCGGCTTTGCCAACGTCGAACTCGGCGTGAGCGATCTCAGCGAGACGAGCCATCGCGGGCTGCCGCGCGGCAAGGCCGACGCTGTTTTCGCCGTGCGTGTGCTACACCATGCCGCGGTGCCGCGGAAATTGATGAAGCAGCTTTGGCACTATTGCGCGCCCGGCGGCGCCTTGGTGCTGATCGACTACCACGCACACGGCGATGAGAGCATGCGCGCGCAAGCCGACGTGTGGCTTGGTTTTTCACCTGACGAACTGCGCGAGCTCGCCGCGCAGGCGGGCTTTGTCGACGTTTGCGTCGCAGGGGCGCCGGCGCCCAAGACGGGCCCCGATGCGCACCTGGCATGGCAGATCATGGTCGCCAAACGACCCGCGGGTGGTGCCGCGTGA
- a CDS encoding adenosylhomocysteinase, translated as MSTPTKDTANYKVKDISLAEWGRKEIGIAESEMPGLMALRQEFGKSQPLKGARVAGCLHMTTQTAVLIETLTALGAEVTWTSCNIYSTVDQAAAAIAVTGVPVFAWKGMTEAEYEACLEAQIYAFKGGKGPNMILDDGGDLTVWIHNKHPQLFTGDDPIRGLSEETTTGVHRLYEMAKAGTLKVPAMNVNDSVTKSKFDNLYGCRESLGDGLKRATGVMFAGKTAVVAGYGDVGKGSAQALRALGSRVLITEIDPICALQAAMEGYQVVTMEDAAPVADIFVTATGCNGVIRGEHLMAMKDQAIVCNIGHFDTEIDVAWLEKNPEIKEVNIKPQVDQFIFGNGKRITLLARGRLVNLGCANGHPSFVMSSSFSNQTIAQIELWMNAKNYKAGEVYVLPKKLDEKVAALHLGKIGVKLTKLTAEQSAYLGISTEGPFKPENYRY; from the coding sequence ATGAGCACACCAACCAAAGACACCGCCAACTACAAAGTCAAAGACATCAGCCTCGCCGAATGGGGCCGCAAAGAGATCGGCATCGCCGAAAGCGAAATGCCGGGCCTGATGGCGTTGCGCCAAGAATTTGGCAAGTCGCAACCGCTTAAGGGTGCGCGCGTCGCGGGCTGCTTGCACATGACGACGCAAACCGCGGTGCTCATCGAGACGCTCACCGCGCTCGGCGCCGAAGTCACGTGGACGAGCTGCAACATCTACTCCACGGTTGATCAAGCCGCGGCGGCGATCGCTGTTACCGGCGTGCCTGTGTTTGCGTGGAAGGGCATGACCGAGGCCGAATACGAAGCCTGCCTCGAAGCGCAAATTTATGCGTTCAAGGGCGGCAAAGGCCCCAACATGATTCTCGACGACGGCGGCGACCTCACGGTGTGGATCCACAACAAGCATCCGCAATTGTTCACCGGCGACGACCCAATTCGCGGCCTGTCGGAAGAAACCACCACGGGCGTGCATCGCCTGTATGAGATGGCCAAGGCCGGCACGCTCAAGGTGCCCGCGATGAACGTCAACGACTCGGTCACCAAGAGCAAGTTCGACAACCTCTATGGCTGCCGCGAATCGCTAGGCGATGGCCTCAAGCGCGCCACCGGCGTGATGTTTGCCGGCAAGACGGCGGTAGTTGCCGGCTACGGCGACGTCGGCAAAGGCTCGGCGCAAGCCTTGCGCGCGCTCGGCTCGCGCGTGCTCATCACCGAAATCGACCCCATCTGTGCGCTGCAAGCCGCCATGGAAGGCTACCAAGTGGTCACCATGGAAGACGCGGCCCCCGTTGCCGACATCTTTGTGACGGCCACCGGCTGTAACGGCGTCATTCGCGGCGAGCATCTGATGGCGATGAAAGACCAAGCCATCGTTTGTAACATCGGCCACTTCGACACCGAGATCGACGTCGCGTGGCTCGAGAAGAATCCTGAGATCAAGGAAGTCAACATCAAGCCACAGGTTGACCAGTTCATCTTTGGCAACGGCAAGCGGATCACGCTGCTCGCCCGCGGCCGCCTCGTCAACCTCGGCTGCGCCAACGGCCACCCGTCGTTCGTGATGTCGTCGAGCTTCTCCAACCAAACTATCGCGCAAATCGAACTGTGGATGAACGCCAAGAACTACAAAGCTGGCGAGGTCTACGTGCTGCCCAAGAAGCTCGACGAGAAGGTCGCCGCGCTCCACCTCGGCAAGATCGGCGTCAAGCTCACCAAGCTGACCGCGGAACAGTCGGCGTATCTCGGCATCTCGACAGAGGGCCCGTTTAAGCCAGAGAACTACCGGTATTAG
- a CDS encoding polymer-forming cytoskeletal family protein yields MAKLIMALLAAIALTVSVAQADIEIRKGGSSWAKLEDDGTIRIGGSSVGKFESDGTVRKGGSSIGKVESDGTIRKGGSSVGKIESDGTYRKGGSSIGKIESDGTIRKGGSSWGNASNCCGGHGGKRAVAAVLTFFSDDFF; encoded by the coding sequence ATGGCAAAACTAATCATGGCGCTGCTCGCGGCGATCGCTTTAACGGTTTCAGTTGCGCAGGCAGACATCGAGATTCGCAAGGGTGGATCGAGTTGGGCCAAGCTTGAAGATGACGGCACCATCCGCATCGGCGGCAGCTCGGTCGGCAAGTTTGAGTCCGATGGCACTGTGCGCAAGGGCGGCAGCTCGATTGGCAAAGTCGAGTCAGACGGCACCATCCGCAAGGGCGGCAGCTCGGTTGGCAAAATTGAATCAGATGGCACCTATCGCAAGGGCGGCTCGTCGATCGGCAAGATCGAATCGGATGGCACCATCCGCAAGGGCGGCTCAAGCTGGGGTAACGCGTCCAATTGCTGCGGCGGCCATGGTGGCAAGCGCGCGGTGGCGGCGGTGTTGACCTTTTTCTCCGACGATTTCTTTTAG
- a CDS encoding YkgJ family cysteine cluster protein has protein sequence MTSELEPGVALNLDCQQCGACCRNDVVNRAQGVAYWVEIAPDDKILQRHDLVRKLVTYDRQRVPHLRVTHDGTCEALRGAIGTKVTCSIYHQRPSPCRRVMPGDTTCLRVRAAHGLG, from the coding sequence GTGACGAGCGAGCTTGAGCCTGGGGTAGCTTTGAACCTCGACTGCCAGCAGTGTGGCGCGTGTTGTCGCAACGACGTCGTCAATCGCGCCCAGGGCGTGGCGTATTGGGTGGAGATCGCACCCGACGACAAGATCTTGCAGCGCCATGATCTTGTGCGCAAGCTGGTGACCTACGATCGCCAGCGCGTGCCGCATCTGCGCGTGACCCACGACGGCACCTGCGAGGCGTTGCGGGGCGCCATCGGCACCAAGGTGACGTGCTCAATTTATCACCAAAGGCCATCACCATGCCGGCGCGTGATGCCAGGCGATACCACGTGTCTGCGCGTGCGCGCGGCGCATGGGCTTGGGTAG
- a CDS encoding MAPEG family protein, with amino-acid sequence MRSLIIAIMVAGVMPYVLTGIAKVGAFRARDNARTRDWQATLTGWRQRAYWAHLNAFEAFPLFAAAVLSALMFAPNHAHAPVLAWSFIGLRVAYGACFIGNWPRMRSLVWFLAVACALWLFGLAISGAGAGD; translated from the coding sequence ATGCGTTCGCTCATCATTGCCATCATGGTCGCCGGCGTCATGCCATATGTGCTTACGGGTATTGCCAAGGTCGGCGCCTTTCGCGCGCGCGACAATGCGCGCACCAGAGACTGGCAGGCGACGCTGACGGGTTGGCGCCAACGCGCGTACTGGGCGCATTTGAACGCGTTTGAGGCCTTTCCCTTGTTTGCCGCCGCGGTGCTGAGCGCGCTCATGTTCGCGCCGAATCACGCCCACGCGCCGGTGCTGGCCTGGAGCTTCATCGGGCTGCGGGTGGCATACGGCGCCTGCTTCATTGGCAATTGGCCGCGTATGCGGTCGCTGGTGTGGTTTTTGGCGGTGGCTTGTGCGCTGTGGTTGTTTGGCCTGGCGATCAGCGGCGCCGGCGCCGGCGACTAG
- a CDS encoding SAM-dependent methyltransferase: MSQPEALVARAAPSREVVHGDGLAWLRDNLLGPQHAVVTSLPDVSELAPMSLADWRVWFIATARLICERSADDGVAIFFQTDIKRDGAWIDKGYLIMKAAEAAGSALLWHKVVCRAAPGTVTFGRPAYAHLICISRALRLPTGAASADVLPELGAMPWVRAMGQAACVASATFLRRHTAATTIVDPFCGVGTMLAVGNALGFDAVGVELSRRRAAASRTLQIAL, from the coding sequence ATGAGCCAACCAGAGGCATTGGTCGCGCGCGCCGCGCCGTCACGCGAGGTCGTGCACGGCGATGGCCTGGCTTGGCTGCGCGATAACCTGCTCGGCCCGCAGCACGCCGTGGTGACCTCGTTGCCCGACGTCAGCGAGCTGGCGCCGATGTCCCTTGCAGACTGGCGCGTGTGGTTCATCGCCACCGCGAGGCTCATCTGTGAGCGCAGCGCCGACGACGGCGTGGCAATATTTTTCCAAACTGATATCAAGCGCGATGGCGCATGGATCGACAAGGGCTACCTAATCATGAAGGCCGCCGAAGCCGCGGGCAGCGCCCTGCTTTGGCATAAGGTCGTTTGCCGTGCCGCGCCGGGTACCGTGACGTTCGGGCGTCCCGCGTATGCGCACCTCATCTGCATCAGCCGCGCGTTACGCCTCCCAACCGGCGCCGCCAGCGCCGACGTATTGCCCGAACTCGGCGCCATGCCGTGGGTGCGCGCGATGGGCCAAGCCGCCTGCGTCGCCAGCGCAACGTTTTTGCGCCGCCACACCGCGGCAACGACTATCGTCGATCCGTTTTGCGGCGTTGGCACCATGCTCGCGGTCGGCAACGCCTTGGGTTTTGACGCCGTTGGCGTGGAGCTGTCGCGACGGCGCGCTGCGGCCTCACGGACGCTGCAAATCGCGCTTTGA
- a CDS encoding DUF2786 domain-containing protein — MAATGEATWAWSAELEASLLRELHANYAWENRARFGGKLVAPVLALGDAHHRLGQWVSATRTLELSRALMLQRPWLEVLSVLQHEMAHQFVDEVLKIRDETAHGATFARVCAERGIDAKAVGSPVPAPPAGFDGASGSAPPNEQGRAQANANRMLGRIRKLLALAGSSEVHEAEAAMRKAHELMLRYNIEAVEVRSRAGYVVTHLGDSSKRRNRVEAAVMGLLAELFFVKVIQLPIYLPALGKHGHVYEIAGTEPNVAMASHVYAFLMATAARLWDANRADARVRSGRDRLAYQAGVVRGFHEKLAAERKALAAAPTASPSTSPPQAGNALVWRGDPGLDAFYRARNPRITSRRARVRHNTAHAAGAEAGRRVVLHQPVTAGGAGGGERLLGSGR, encoded by the coding sequence ATGGCAGCTACCGGCGAGGCGACGTGGGCATGGTCGGCCGAACTCGAGGCCAGCCTCTTGCGCGAGCTGCACGCCAACTATGCGTGGGAAAATCGCGCGCGCTTTGGCGGCAAGCTGGTGGCGCCGGTGCTCGCGCTTGGCGACGCGCACCACCGGCTCGGCCAGTGGGTGTCGGCGACACGCACGCTTGAGTTATCGCGCGCGCTCATGCTGCAGCGCCCGTGGCTTGAAGTGCTCAGCGTGCTGCAGCACGAAATGGCGCACCAATTTGTCGACGAGGTGTTGAAGATTCGCGACGAGACCGCGCATGGCGCGACCTTCGCGCGGGTTTGCGCCGAGCGAGGTATCGACGCCAAGGCGGTGGGCTCACCGGTGCCTGCGCCGCCTGCCGGGTTTGACGGCGCATCAGGCAGCGCACCTCCAAACGAGCAGGGCCGCGCGCAAGCCAACGCCAACCGCATGCTCGGGCGCATCCGCAAGTTGCTTGCGCTCGCCGGCAGCTCCGAGGTGCACGAGGCCGAGGCGGCAATGCGCAAGGCCCACGAGCTAATGCTGCGCTACAATATTGAAGCCGTCGAGGTGCGTAGCCGCGCGGGCTATGTCGTGACCCACCTCGGTGATTCGAGCAAGCGCCGCAATCGCGTCGAGGCCGCGGTGATGGGGCTGCTTGCCGAGCTGTTTTTTGTCAAAGTGATCCAGCTACCGATCTATTTGCCCGCCTTGGGCAAGCACGGCCATGTCTATGAGATCGCGGGCACCGAGCCCAACGTCGCCATGGCCAGCCATGTCTACGCCTTCCTCATGGCGACCGCGGCGCGGCTATGGGACGCCAATCGGGCCGACGCGCGGGTGCGCAGCGGACGCGATCGCCTTGCCTATCAGGCAGGCGTCGTGCGGGGTTTCCACGAAAAGTTGGCGGCCGAACGCAAGGCGCTGGCTGCCGCACCGACGGCCTCACCATCGACTTCGCCACCACAAGCCGGCAACGCCCTGGTGTGGCGCGGCGACCCAGGTCTCGACGCGTTCTATCGCGCGCGCAATCCACGCATCACCTCACGTCGCGCCCGCGTCCGCCACAATACCGCGCATGCCGCCGGTGCCGAGGCTGGGCGCCGCGTGGTGCTACATCAGCCAGTGACCGCTGGTGGCGCAGGCGGCGGCGAGCGCTTGCTCGGCAGCGGACGCTAA
- a CDS encoding fasciclin domain-containing protein, translated as MSLLETAKAAGNFTTLLAAVEAAGLQDTLNGAGPFTVFAPTDEAFAKLPKKDLEALLKDKTKLAGILTYHVVAGNQMAADVGAAKELVTVQGASVAVDTSAGVKVGGASVTATDIAASNGTIHVIDTVMMPPKATKKKK; from the coding sequence ATGAGCCTCCTCGAAACCGCCAAGGCCGCCGGCAACTTCACCACGCTGCTCGCCGCTGTTGAAGCCGCGGGCCTGCAAGACACCCTCAATGGCGCGGGCCCGTTCACGGTCTTCGCCCCAACCGATGAAGCCTTCGCCAAGCTGCCCAAGAAAGACCTTGAAGCGCTGCTCAAGGACAAGACCAAGCTCGCAGGCATCTTGACCTATCACGTCGTTGCCGGCAACCAAATGGCGGCTGACGTCGGCGCGGCCAAGGAGCTCGTCACAGTGCAAGGCGCGAGCGTGGCCGTTGACACCTCCGCGGGCGTTAAGGTTGGTGGCGCGTCAGTAACCGCCACGGACATCGCGGCCTCCAACGGCACCATCCATGTCATCGACACCGTGATGATGCCGCCCAAGGCCACCAAGAAAAAGAAATAA
- a CDS encoding class I SAM-dependent methyltransferase, translating to MKIQPKTPDALTRFSKTVDNYVRYRPGYPTGVVDFMRAELGLTQRSVVADLGAGTGKLTELFLENGNLTYAVEPNADMRAALERLYQHFKNARSIDATAKASNLPDHGAEFGCPPGVRDPDPETGSDHR from the coding sequence TTGAAGATTCAACCCAAGACCCCCGATGCTCTCACCCGCTTTTCCAAGACGGTCGACAACTACGTCCGATACCGCCCCGGGTACCCAACGGGGGTGGTGGATTTTATGCGAGCCGAGCTTGGGCTCACGCAGCGATCCGTCGTTGCCGACCTTGGCGCCGGCACCGGCAAGCTGACCGAGCTCTTCCTTGAAAACGGCAATCTAACCTACGCCGTCGAACCCAACGCCGACATGCGGGCGGCGCTGGAGCGGCTGTACCAGCATTTTAAAAACGCGCGGAGCATCGATGCTACGGCCAAGGCCTCCAACCTGCCCGACCACGGCGCGGAATTCGGGTGCCCGCCGGGTGTCCGCGACCCGGATCCGGAAACCGGCAGCGATCACCGTTGA
- a CDS encoding DUF4419 domain-containing protein, with the protein MTFLKNDLHPLMGAVHLAFANHYPLVLSPDEIWLCIAQGFAAHVDLHAEELRGRFVRHTGKATIKVIRNEFSKGSPSNDWPGCFAEFSDQIATHVGKTRDLVVANFSTTGSVEKAASEVVLMAAMKHYFEYVVETRCGIPSITLLGTPTDWRAIRQRAATLSEYGLAWWIDVLMPILDEFVAASEGQPSTAHWQSFYKWHDLSGGARATGWINVLFPYLPTKDNEVGGGASSRGAVATRRNDQIDLWAKGATDAWSGLRPADLPSGLSVAPFTWEYLGAKYPMELVAGFVGVTQDAQNLSVRSAIGWAVRDEQPN; encoded by the coding sequence ATGACGTTTTTAAAAAACGACCTTCATCCCTTGATGGGAGCTGTTCACCTCGCGTTTGCAAATCACTATCCCCTCGTGCTGTCTCCGGATGAAATCTGGCTCTGCATCGCGCAGGGATTTGCCGCACATGTCGACTTGCACGCCGAGGAGTTGAGAGGTCGTTTTGTTCGGCACACCGGGAAAGCGACCATTAAAGTGATACGCAACGAATTCTCGAAAGGGTCGCCGAGCAACGACTGGCCGGGATGCTTTGCAGAATTCTCCGACCAGATCGCAACTCATGTCGGCAAGACGCGTGATCTGGTCGTTGCAAATTTTTCGACCACAGGCTCCGTCGAGAAGGCTGCGTCCGAGGTCGTGTTAATGGCGGCCATGAAGCACTATTTTGAATATGTTGTGGAAACTCGTTGCGGCATCCCGAGTATTACGCTGCTGGGTACACCGACCGATTGGCGCGCGATTCGCCAGCGCGCGGCAACACTTTCCGAGTACGGGCTTGCGTGGTGGATCGATGTGCTGATGCCGATCTTGGATGAATTTGTCGCCGCTTCGGAAGGTCAGCCATCCACCGCACACTGGCAATCTTTCTACAAATGGCATGACCTTTCGGGAGGTGCGCGCGCCACCGGCTGGATCAATGTGCTTTTCCCCTATTTGCCTACGAAGGACAACGAAGTTGGCGGGGGAGCCAGCAGTAGGGGCGCGGTTGCCACACGGCGCAATGACCAAATCGACTTATGGGCTAAAGGCGCTACAGACGCCTGGAGTGGACTGCGACCCGCCGATCTGCCTAGCGGTTTATCAGTGGCGCCATTCACGTGGGAATATCTTGGGGCGAAGTATCCAATGGAGTTGGTCGCGGGATTTGTCGGCGTAACCCAGGATGCACAAAACCTTTCGGTGCGCTCGGCAATCGGGTGGGCGGTGCGGGACGAACAACCCAATTAG